A part of Thiomicrorhabdus sediminis genomic DNA contains:
- a CDS encoding MCP four helix bundle domain-containing protein has protein sequence MKNKTPLFLLISFILTLSIFAGLMTYTLNQFNEVRIKSASIVETNNTKIDLINTMHIAAKNRLLNMLVMANIDDPFIQDEVFMDFNRQGSVFTEARQKLKQLPLTKKEQQLIDEQGKKSNFSVPIQREVVEFIQQGDRESAIALLNKKGIEAQNDNLNTLEQLVDLQRQSSKQTLEEIEQKHQESVSLVFTWSFFAFIFGSILAYMSLVKSPVAKNNCLVSTMNWNNGFPSELRIYKKPMTN, from the coding sequence ATGAAAAATAAGACGCCACTGTTCTTACTTATCAGTTTTATACTCACCTTAAGTATCTTCGCCGGTCTGATGACCTACACCTTAAATCAGTTCAACGAAGTACGCATTAAAAGCGCCAGCATCGTCGAAACCAACAATACTAAAATCGACCTGATCAATACCATGCATATCGCGGCTAAAAACCGCCTACTGAATATGCTGGTGATGGCAAATATCGATGACCCTTTTATACAGGACGAAGTTTTTATGGACTTCAACCGACAGGGCTCTGTATTTACCGAGGCGCGCCAAAAGCTCAAACAACTGCCTTTAACTAAAAAAGAACAACAGTTAATCGATGAACAGGGTAAAAAATCGAATTTTTCGGTACCGATACAACGCGAGGTGGTTGAATTCATCCAACAAGGTGATCGTGAAAGCGCCATCGCATTATTAAATAAAAAAGGCATCGAGGCGCAAAACGATAATTTGAATACGTTAGAACAACTGGTAGATTTACAACGCCAAAGCTCTAAACAAACACTTGAAGAAATTGAACAAAAACATCAGGAAAGTGTCAGCCTTGTATTCACTTGGTCGTTTTTTGCTTTTATATTCGGCTCTATTCTCGCCTATATGTCTTTAGTAAAATCACCCGTAGCGAAAAACAACTGTCTCGTATCAACAATGAATTGGAACAACGGGTTTCCGAGCGAACTCAGGATTTACAAAAAACCAATGACAAATTGA
- a CDS encoding sulfite exporter TauE/SafE family protein → MVFALIGALFIGLTLGLLGSGGSILTVPVLTYVVGQETKVAIAGSLMIVAVISLFSVIPYARQKLVKWRTVILFGVPGMAGAAVGAWLAHFVSDAVQMLVFSLLLLTAAFLMFKPIKLVDAENEHAERAMYKIAMDGFIVGAVTGLVGVGGGFLIIPALVLLGGLSMRLAVGTSLVIIAIKSFAGFIAYLPVLEALHLQIDWQIIALFSIIGIVGGWFGHKISSKVNQQQLKQGFAVFLVLMGVFILYQNLTVFI, encoded by the coding sequence ATGGTTTTTGCCCTGATTGGCGCTTTATTTATCGGTTTGACATTGGGATTGTTGGGTTCTGGCGGCTCGATTTTGACAGTACCGGTGTTGACCTATGTGGTCGGTCAGGAAACCAAGGTGGCGATCGCCGGTTCTTTGATGATTGTTGCTGTCATCAGTCTGTTCTCGGTAATTCCTTATGCACGCCAGAAATTGGTCAAATGGCGTACCGTTATTTTATTCGGTGTGCCGGGAATGGCCGGTGCGGCGGTCGGTGCATGGTTGGCGCACTTTGTCAGCGATGCCGTGCAGATGCTGGTTTTCTCCTTGCTATTATTAACCGCCGCGTTTTTGATGTTTAAGCCGATTAAACTGGTGGATGCCGAAAACGAGCATGCCGAACGTGCCATGTATAAAATTGCTATGGACGGTTTTATTGTCGGTGCGGTTACCGGGCTTGTCGGTGTTGGTGGCGGCTTCTTGATTATCCCGGCGCTGGTTTTACTCGGCGGTCTGTCGATGCGTTTGGCGGTTGGCACCAGTCTGGTGATTATCGCCATTAAATCCTTTGCCGGTTTTATCGCTTATTTGCCGGTGCTGGAAGCTTTGCATTTACAGATCGATTGGCAAATCATCGCGCTTTTCTCCATTATCGGTATTGTCGGTGGTTGGTTCGGTCACAAAATCAGTTCAAAGGTCAATCAGCAGCAGCTTAAGCAAGGTTTTGCCGTGTTTTTGGTGTTGATGGGTGTGTTTATCCTTTATCAGAATTTGACGGTGTTTATCTAG
- a CDS encoding tRNA 2-thiocytidine biosynthesis TtcA family protein — protein MTEQVEIKLTKKERTKDWIIPPKAIMKLVGRAMAQYKMLKDGDRVLLGLSGGKDSLSLLVILKHLQRHAPIKFELAACTIDPEIPGFDPSPLKEWCAKMDVPYFYESEDMVGLANERMKGDSFCSFCARQKRGILYTVCRREGYNVLALAQHLDDLAESFIMSAFNAGQLRTMKAHYLNDDGDIRIIRPLVRVRENQTRDFAEAAELPVIPDNCPACYAKPQARAETKQLLLEQEKKNKHLYANLWTAMQPLIADDNHQGNADLDAAVDNSASD, from the coding sequence ATGACCGAGCAAGTAGAGATCAAATTAACCAAAAAAGAACGTACCAAAGATTGGATCATACCGCCTAAGGCAATTATGAAACTGGTGGGACGTGCAATGGCGCAATATAAAATGCTCAAAGACGGTGATCGTGTTCTATTGGGCTTGTCCGGTGGTAAAGATTCGTTAAGCCTGTTGGTGATCTTGAAACACTTGCAACGCCATGCTCCAATCAAGTTCGAGCTGGCCGCCTGTACCATCGACCCGGAAATCCCAGGGTTTGACCCATCGCCACTGAAAGAGTGGTGTGCCAAAATGGACGTACCGTATTTCTATGAAAGCGAAGATATGGTTGGGCTTGCCAATGAACGTATGAAGGGCGATTCTTTTTGTAGTTTCTGTGCACGTCAAAAGCGCGGTATTTTGTATACCGTCTGTCGCCGCGAAGGCTATAACGTGCTCGCCTTGGCACAACATCTTGATGACTTGGCGGAAAGTTTCATTATGTCGGCCTTCAATGCCGGTCAGCTGCGTACCATGAAGGCGCACTATCTAAATGACGATGGCGATATCCGTATTATCCGTCCATTGGTACGTGTGCGTGAAAATCAAACCCGTGATTTTGCCGAAGCAGCCGAATTACCGGTTATTCCCGATAACTGCCCGGCTTGTTATGCCAAGCCGCAAGCACGAGCCGAAACCAAGCAATTGTTGCTTGAACAGGAAAAGAAAAACAAACATCTATACGCCAATCTATGGACGGCAATGCAGCCTTTGATTGCCGACGATAATCATCAAGGTAATGCGGATTTGGATGCAGCAGTGGATAATTCTGCGAGTGATTGA
- a CDS encoding sensor histidine kinase, with protein MEQRVSERTQDLQKTNDKLTSTISNLEKAQTQLIESEKLASLGGLVAGIAHEVNTPLGIGLTSSSLLREKVDHLKNQVDNKQLTQTGLNSFIDEANQTCQILENNLFKAADLITNFKQLAVDQSSDQSYTFNVYDSLQATKVSLNHILKKQGIHTHIECSHSLKMFGNSGILSQIITNLLTNSASHAFENDSEDKQIHIRAESVYKKLIVEYTDNGIGMPEDVVKKIYEPFFTTKRGKGGSGLGMNLVYNLVVQKLKGQIDIKTAPNEGTTFTIEIPFDRE; from the coding sequence TTGGAACAACGGGTTTCCGAGCGAACTCAGGATTTACAAAAAACCAATGACAAATTGACCAGCACCATTTCCAATCTTGAAAAAGCACAAACCCAATTGATCGAATCCGAAAAGCTCGCTTCGCTCGGTGGCTTAGTTGCCGGTATTGCCCATGAGGTGAATACTCCTTTAGGCATTGGACTGACCAGCAGCTCACTTTTAAGAGAAAAAGTCGATCATTTGAAAAACCAAGTGGACAACAAACAACTCACGCAGACTGGACTCAACAGCTTTATTGACGAAGCCAACCAAACCTGTCAAATTTTGGAAAACAACTTATTCAAAGCGGCCGACTTGATCACCAACTTCAAACAGCTCGCGGTAGACCAATCTTCAGACCAGAGCTATACCTTTAATGTCTACGACAGCTTGCAAGCGACTAAGGTAAGCTTGAATCATATCCTTAAAAAACAGGGCATTCACACCCATATTGAGTGTTCACATTCTCTTAAGATGTTTGGAAATTCCGGAATTTTAAGCCAGATCATCACCAACCTGCTTACCAATTCCGCAAGCCATGCTTTTGAAAACGATAGTGAAGATAAGCAAATCCATATCAGAGCAGAATCGGTCTACAAGAAGCTTATTGTCGAATATACAGATAATGGTATTGGTATGCCCGAAGATGTTGTGAAGAAAATCTATGAACCGTTTTTTACCACCAAGCGAGGCAAAGGGGGCAGCGGTTTAGGCATGAATCTGGTCTATAATCTGGTTGTACAAAAACTCAAGGGACAAATCGATATTAAGACCGCTCCGAATGAAGGCACAACCTTTACTATTGAAATTCCCTTTGACAGGGAATAA
- a CDS encoding DMT family transporter, protein MTTAHHGHTIGFILAIVGTALFSVKSIFIKLAYAEGLNSDAVLMMRMAIAFPIYLFILLWLQNNRSQQVSPPKWLLITFLGFIGYYLSSWLDFKGLEYISAQLERLTLFTYPLMVALLGALFFDNPLTRKVIIALIISYAGLWLVFYQELNLSGDNVVLGTLLVALAALSFSFYVLIGKQQIQKHGSVWFTAAAMTISSLFMLVHFIALNDFADLHITARAWLWLALLAIVSTVIPSFMISEAIHKIGPAQTGIIGTLGPIITLGLAVWILNEPFGLWHGIGVLMVIFGVGLLGYRKNN, encoded by the coding sequence ATGACAACAGCACATCATGGCCACACTATCGGCTTTATACTCGCCATAGTGGGCACCGCGCTTTTCTCGGTCAAATCGATTTTTATCAAACTCGCTTATGCCGAAGGCTTAAACAGCGACGCCGTATTGATGATGCGCATGGCGATAGCCTTTCCGATCTATCTGTTTATTCTGCTCTGGTTACAGAACAACCGCTCTCAGCAAGTCAGCCCTCCTAAATGGCTCCTGATAACCTTTTTAGGCTTTATCGGCTACTACCTATCCTCTTGGCTCGATTTCAAAGGCTTAGAATACATCAGCGCCCAGCTCGAACGTTTAACCCTGTTTACCTACCCATTGATGGTGGCCTTATTAGGCGCGCTGTTTTTCGACAATCCATTAACACGCAAGGTCATTATCGCGCTGATTATCAGCTACGCCGGGCTTTGGCTGGTGTTTTATCAAGAGCTCAACCTAAGTGGTGACAATGTCGTACTAGGCACCCTACTGGTCGCCTTAGCGGCACTATCCTTTTCGTTTTATGTATTAATCGGCAAACAGCAAATCCAAAAACACGGCAGCGTCTGGTTTACCGCCGCGGCAATGACCATTTCCAGCTTGTTTATGCTGGTGCATTTTATCGCCTTAAACGACTTTGCCGATTTGCATATCACGGCCAGAGCATGGCTATGGCTGGCTTTACTGGCGATTGTCAGCACCGTGATTCCAAGTTTTATGATCAGTGAGGCGATCCACAAAATCGGCCCAGCGCAAACCGGTATTATCGGAACACTAGGGCCAATAATCACGCTTGGACTAGCGGTTTGGATTCTTAATGAACCGTTTGGTTTATGGCATGGCATTGGGGTTTTGATGGTTATTTTTGGTGTGGGGCTTTTGGGGTATCGAAAAAATAATTGA
- the trmA gene encoding tRNA (uridine(54)-C5)-methyltransferase TrmA: MLCQTFPQEYEKQLNEKVARLQELVPNLKELTVFESDKSHYRARAEFRVWHEDDATDYIMFDTQTKEKVKIKQCPMALQSIDELMPQLMQAICQQAVLRQRLFQVDFLATLSGQMLVTLIYRKSIKEDQEWLAAANALKQQLPITHIIGRARKEKIVLDNDYVIEQLNVDGKQFTYQQIENSFTQPNAHMAQNMLSWARKVSGFVQTEQGGGDLIELYCGNGNFSIALSDCFNKVLATEISKTSVASAHFNIEANQVDNVTVVKMAAEEISRALQGESFNRMKDVDLASYDFSTIFVDPPRAGLDDLTRKMVCEFDNIIYVSCNPETLAFDLEHILHSHEIVSSALFDQFPYTHHIESGVFLKRKDS, from the coding sequence ATGCTTTGCCAAACATTTCCTCAAGAGTATGAAAAACAGTTAAACGAGAAAGTCGCACGACTTCAGGAGTTGGTTCCGAATCTTAAGGAGTTAACGGTTTTTGAATCGGATAAATCGCATTATCGCGCGCGCGCGGAATTTCGCGTTTGGCATGAAGACGATGCGACCGATTACATTATGTTTGATACGCAGACCAAGGAAAAGGTCAAGATCAAGCAGTGTCCGATGGCTTTACAAAGCATTGATGAGTTAATGCCGCAATTGATGCAGGCGATTTGCCAACAAGCGGTTTTACGCCAACGCTTGTTTCAGGTCGATTTTCTAGCCACCTTGAGCGGACAGATGCTGGTCACTTTAATCTATCGTAAATCGATTAAAGAAGACCAAGAATGGTTGGCCGCCGCCAATGCGTTGAAGCAACAGTTGCCGATTACTCATATTATCGGTCGAGCGCGTAAAGAAAAGATTGTGCTGGATAACGACTATGTCATTGAGCAGTTGAATGTTGATGGAAAGCAGTTTACCTATCAGCAGATAGAAAATAGCTTTACCCAACCGAATGCCCACATGGCGCAGAATATGTTGTCCTGGGCAAGAAAGGTGTCCGGCTTTGTGCAAACTGAGCAGGGTGGCGGTGATTTAATCGAGCTGTATTGCGGCAATGGCAACTTCTCAATCGCGTTGAGTGATTGTTTCAACAAGGTATTGGCTACCGAAATCTCCAAGACCTCGGTGGCTTCGGCGCATTTTAATATCGAAGCCAATCAGGTTGATAATGTCACCGTCGTGAAAATGGCCGCTGAAGAGATCAGCCGAGCATTACAGGGTGAAAGCTTTAATCGCATGAAAGACGTCGATCTGGCGTCTTATGATTTCTCGACCATCTTTGTTGATCCGCCGCGTGCCGGTTTGGATGACCTGACCCGCAAGATGGTTTGTGAGTTCGATAATATTATCTATGTGTCCTGCAACCCGGAAACGCTGGCTTTCGATCTAGAGCATATTTTGCACAGCCATGAAATTGTCAGCTCAGCGCTGTTCGATCAATTCCCTTATACTCATCATATTGAGTCCGGCGTATTTTTGAAAAGAAAGGATAGTTAA
- a CDS encoding GGDEF domain-containing protein has translation MPEANIYDPDLLTNRVLRGLAIALTVLAIVLSALNIYLEQYSLAVFEWGLALACIFVYFQIERHKLTFLQSLIVPYFLAIVVIFGTVGAPVQNGLYLWTLILPTIFYLLYGRDHGFWATLIIGVIQLINILSKDSSAFYEVERIATNFALAYLTLWVVSRAYEINRKKAQLALQQLALKDSLTQAYNRLGLKQYFRDAVKSSNLSLVMLDIDFFKKINDDYGHEAGDQILQQVTQLMQKIAGEQSVFRLGGEEFCLLLQMPKAEAANIAEECRVLVESSVFHYKNDTLKCTFSGGVAGIGGKADKDLSQLLAEADKKLYQAKHNGRNQIVVD, from the coding sequence ATGCCTGAAGCCAATATTTATGATCCCGATCTATTAACAAATAGAGTCTTGCGCGGTCTTGCCATCGCACTCACCGTTTTGGCAATTGTTTTATCGGCACTAAATATCTATTTGGAACAATACTCTCTTGCAGTGTTTGAATGGGGGTTGGCGCTTGCGTGTATTTTTGTCTACTTCCAAATAGAAAGGCATAAGCTGACGTTTCTCCAATCGTTAATCGTGCCTTATTTTTTGGCAATCGTGGTCATTTTCGGAACCGTTGGCGCACCGGTGCAGAACGGTTTATATCTTTGGACATTAATACTACCGACGATATTTTATCTTCTGTATGGCAGGGATCATGGGTTCTGGGCGACATTGATTATTGGAGTTATCCAACTTATTAATATTTTAAGTAAAGACAGTTCGGCTTTTTACGAGGTTGAGCGCATTGCCACCAATTTTGCTTTGGCCTATTTAACGTTATGGGTCGTCAGTCGTGCCTATGAAATCAACCGTAAGAAAGCACAACTGGCGTTACAGCAATTGGCCTTAAAAGACTCGCTGACGCAAGCCTACAATCGTTTGGGCTTGAAGCAATATTTCCGTGATGCGGTTAAGTCATCCAATTTGTCTTTAGTGATGCTCGACATCGATTTTTTTAAAAAAATTAATGATGATTACGGGCATGAAGCCGGTGATCAAATTTTGCAGCAAGTCACTCAGCTGATGCAAAAGATAGCCGGAGAACAGAGCGTTTTTCGCCTGGGCGGAGAAGAGTTTTGTTTATTGTTGCAAATGCCTAAGGCGGAAGCTGCCAACATTGCAGAGGAATGCAGAGTTTTGGTGGAGTCTTCCGTATTTCACTATAAAAACGATACGCTTAAATGTACCTTTAGTGGTGGTGTTGCCGGTATTGGAGGCAAAGCTGACAAAGATTTATCGCAATTGCTCGCTGAGGCGGATAAAAAGCTTTATCAAGCTAAACATAATGGGCGTAATCAAATTGTGGTTGACTAG
- a CDS encoding HD domain-containing phosphohydrolase, translating to MDDLFVFSEEPENTPDQYINHKKPWKVLIVDDEDEVHKITKLVLENFEFEARKLEMLHAYSAEEAIALLKQQPIGAPIAVAFIDVVMETDTAGLDLVKYIRHQLDNHTTRIILRTGQPGQAPEESVIRDYDINDYKSKTELTASKLKTTLYSSIRSFRDIMMIERQRMGLNKVLIEIANTSAESSLKGLTSQILGQIANVLDLEEDAMYCTVLSEPHSTDEASVEFKVLAKAGGLFGDLAIGEKCNLPDELKHLFLRAWNEKRSVRTIEDYVSYIGDDMGKANLLYVRKTPCFSELDLHLLDIFIDNFSKSYTALALKDEIERSQRELIYILGEAVEVRSKETGSHVKRVGEISYILAKAYGLDTTTCELIKLAAPLHDVGKVSIPDSILNKPGKHTYEEREIMRTHSEAGYNMLKQSQCVSLQKAAIIALEHHECWDGSGYPNRKSGEDINIMARITGLADVFDALGSKRCYKDCWPLNEIIEFIQQQKGKQFEPKLVDLLLENLDEIASVRERMPDTH from the coding sequence ATGGACGATTTATTTGTATTCTCAGAAGAACCGGAAAATACACCTGACCAATATATCAATCACAAAAAACCCTGGAAGGTACTCATTGTCGATGATGAAGACGAAGTCCACAAAATAACCAAACTGGTATTGGAAAACTTTGAATTTGAAGCTCGCAAACTGGAAATGCTGCACGCCTATTCGGCGGAAGAAGCTATAGCCCTTCTAAAACAGCAACCTATAGGTGCTCCGATTGCAGTTGCCTTTATTGATGTAGTAATGGAAACCGATACAGCCGGTCTGGATCTGGTCAAATATATTCGTCATCAGCTGGACAACCACACAACACGCATTATTTTACGTACCGGACAACCCGGGCAAGCACCTGAAGAGTCAGTAATCCGTGATTATGATATCAACGACTATAAATCCAAAACCGAACTGACTGCCAGCAAACTCAAAACCACACTTTATTCTTCGATCCGCTCTTTCCGCGACATTATGATGATTGAGCGCCAACGTATGGGATTGAATAAAGTACTGATTGAAATCGCCAACACCAGTGCCGAAAGCAGTTTGAAAGGCCTGACCTCACAAATTCTCGGCCAAATCGCAAATGTACTCGATTTGGAGGAGGATGCCATGTACTGCACGGTTTTATCGGAACCGCATAGCACAGATGAAGCTTCGGTCGAGTTTAAGGTGCTAGCCAAAGCCGGTGGTTTATTTGGTGATTTGGCGATCGGTGAGAAATGCAACCTTCCAGATGAATTGAAACACCTGTTTTTACGTGCCTGGAATGAAAAACGTTCGGTAAGAACCATTGAAGATTATGTCTCCTATATTGGCGATGACATGGGCAAGGCAAATCTTCTATATGTTCGCAAAACGCCATGCTTCAGTGAACTGGACTTGCACTTGCTGGACATCTTTATCGATAACTTTTCAAAATCCTATACCGCTCTAGCCTTAAAAGACGAAATTGAACGCAGCCAACGCGAACTAATCTATATTCTCGGGGAAGCGGTAGAAGTGCGTTCTAAAGAAACCGGTAGCCACGTCAAACGTGTTGGTGAAATCAGCTATATTCTTGCCAAGGCCTATGGACTGGATACCACAACCTGTGAACTCATCAAACTCGCTGCACCGTTGCACGATGTAGGCAAAGTCAGCATTCCCGATTCCATCCTCAATAAACCGGGCAAACATACCTATGAAGAACGTGAGATTATGCGCACCCACTCCGAGGCCGGATATAACATGCTAAAGCAATCACAATGCGTCTCATTACAGAAGGCTGCGATTATCGCTCTAGAACATCATGAATGCTGGGATGGTTCCGGCTACCCTAATCGAAAATCAGGCGAGGACATCAATATTATGGCTCGCATTACCGGTCTTGCAGATGTCTTCGATGCACTAGGTAGTAAACGCTGTTATAAGGACTGCTGGCCACTTAATGAAATTATCGAATTTATCCAACAACAAAAAGGCAAGCAGTTCGAACCTAAGCTGGTCGACCTATTGTTAGAAAACCTCGATGAAATCGCCAGTGTTCGCGAACGAATGCCAGACACTCATTAA
- a CDS encoding methyl-accepting chemotaxis protein: MKLNLKQKLLTAFLVVGLVPFIGITIESAMSTQSAMEAQVMNQLEAIRDVKQTTIRAYFDNLEKQLKTIGDSEGTLDALKAFSASFASYGDQAGFSNSFAARKAAVKDYWQNEFGSKYQAENEGAGFDMAAFDALSDNAIDLQYSFIVANSAPLGEKNNLTELKNSTDYAKAHSEFHDWNNNFVKEFAYYDLFIVNNNGQVVYSVFKELDYATSLKTGPWKESGLAQAFNASITAENADDVFFTDMELYTPSYGAPAAFVSTPIDEDGERVGVLIVQMPLDKITEIMSERTGMGETGETYLVGSDKLMRSDSFLDPINHSVSNSFKHPEKGAVDTEAVRDGLKGNTDSKIIMDYNNNPVISAYRPVVLGDNTWLLIAEIDVAEAFSAVDKLTNQAIIIGVIVAVLVAGFGFWLARSIANPVVNLANKINQVGKDFDFATQVDVETNDEIGQASEAFKTLLANTKEAMSEVNKIMDAIAKGDFSSRIEADLVGDLAVLKEGVNASAQSVDVTMAALEDVMKAISAGDFKARMSDAVEGEFKRNVDNAMISMENALSEIGMVMEKLNVGEFDGRVEAELNGQFDILKQQINGSMQQLESAIAEIAKVAQAQANADLTLNVTGDYKGQLELLKESINQSAYNLNDVLNQVVMVVGSVTNSSGEVAQGSQNLNERTQNQAASLEETAASMEELTSTIQQNSQNATQANKLSTDATAQTRQGMELMEQSINSVNQMLESSKKIEEIIGLIDSIAFQTNLLALNAAVEAARAGEHGRGFAVVAGEVRNLAGKSADAARDIKSLIEASVSTIEEGTEQIKNSGESLKTISESISQVSNIMAEISAASHEQYKGVEQVNVAITSIDQMTQQNAALVEETTAAAESLQQESANLQESVARFKLSDGTKRIG; encoded by the coding sequence ATGAAACTTAATCTGAAGCAGAAATTATTAACGGCCTTTTTGGTTGTCGGTTTGGTGCCGTTTATCGGTATCACCATCGAATCGGCAATGAGTACTCAATCGGCGATGGAAGCGCAGGTGATGAACCAGCTCGAAGCCATTCGAGATGTCAAGCAAACGACGATTCGTGCCTATTTCGATAATCTGGAAAAGCAATTAAAGACCATAGGTGACAGTGAAGGCACTTTGGATGCGTTAAAAGCCTTTTCCGCAAGTTTTGCTAGTTATGGCGATCAGGCCGGATTCAGTAACAGTTTTGCCGCGCGTAAGGCAGCGGTAAAAGACTACTGGCAGAATGAGTTCGGTAGCAAGTATCAAGCAGAAAATGAAGGTGCAGGCTTTGATATGGCAGCCTTTGATGCCTTAAGCGATAATGCCATAGATCTGCAGTACAGCTTTATTGTCGCTAATTCGGCTCCATTGGGCGAAAAAAATAATCTGACAGAGCTGAAAAACAGCACTGACTATGCCAAGGCCCACAGTGAGTTTCATGATTGGAATAACAACTTCGTAAAAGAGTTTGCATACTATGACCTGTTTATCGTTAATAACAACGGGCAAGTGGTCTATTCGGTATTTAAAGAGCTGGATTATGCAACCTCGCTAAAAACAGGTCCTTGGAAAGAGTCGGGGCTGGCGCAAGCCTTTAATGCCAGTATCACGGCGGAGAATGCCGATGATGTGTTTTTCACTGATATGGAACTGTATACGCCATCCTATGGAGCGCCGGCAGCGTTTGTTAGTACGCCCATCGATGAAGACGGTGAGCGTGTGGGTGTTTTGATTGTGCAGATGCCCCTCGATAAGATCACCGAAATCATGTCAGAAAGAACGGGGATGGGCGAAACCGGCGAGACTTATTTGGTTGGTTCGGACAAGCTGATGCGTTCCGATTCCTTCCTTGACCCGATAAATCATAGTGTCTCGAACTCTTTTAAACATCCGGAAAAAGGTGCCGTGGATACCGAAGCGGTGCGTGACGGTTTAAAAGGTAATACCGATAGCAAAATTATTATGGACTATAACAATAACCCGGTCATCTCCGCCTATCGTCCGGTTGTATTAGGGGATAACACCTGGTTGTTGATTGCTGAAATTGATGTTGCCGAAGCCTTTAGTGCGGTCGACAAGTTAACTAATCAAGCGATAATCATCGGTGTTATCGTGGCTGTTTTGGTGGCGGGCTTCGGTTTCTGGTTGGCGCGCTCGATTGCGAACCCGGTAGTCAATTTGGCCAATAAGATCAATCAGGTTGGTAAGGATTTTGATTTTGCCACGCAGGTCGATGTGGAAACCAATGATGAAATCGGTCAAGCCAGTGAAGCCTTTAAGACGCTTTTGGCGAATACCAAAGAAGCGATGTCCGAGGTCAATAAAATCATGGATGCGATTGCCAAGGGTGATTTTAGTAGCCGAATCGAAGCCGATTTGGTGGGTGATCTGGCGGTTCTTAAAGAAGGCGTTAATGCCTCGGCACAAAGTGTCGATGTGACTATGGCGGCACTGGAAGACGTCATGAAAGCGATCAGTGCCGGCGACTTCAAAGCGCGTATGAGTGATGCGGTTGAAGGCGAGTTCAAACGTAATGTCGATAATGCGATGATCTCGATGGAGAATGCCTTGTCGGAAATCGGCATGGTGATGGAAAAACTGAATGTCGGTGAATTCGATGGTCGTGTTGAAGCCGAATTAAACGGTCAGTTCGATATCCTTAAGCAGCAAATCAACGGTTCTATGCAGCAGTTGGAGTCGGCGATTGCGGAAATCGCCAAGGTGGCTCAAGCACAGGCGAATGCCGATTTGACACTGAATGTTACCGGTGATTACAAAGGTCAGTTGGAGTTGTTGAAAGAGTCCATCAACCAGAGTGCTTATAATCTGAATGATGTCCTTAATCAGGTTGTGATGGTGGTCGGTTCGGTGACCAATTCGAGTGGGGAAGTCGCTCAAGGCAGTCAGAACCTGAACGAGCGTACGCAAAATCAGGCCGCGTCTTTGGAAGAAACCGCGGCGTCTATGGAAGAGTTGACCTCTACTATTCAGCAGAACTCGCAGAATGCGACGCAAGCCAACAAGTTGAGTACCGATGCGACAGCGCAAACCCGTCAAGGCATGGAGTTGATGGAGCAGTCGATCAATTCGGTCAACCAGATGCTTGAATCGAGTAAGAAAATCGAAGAGATTATCGGTCTGATTGACAGTATCGCATTCCAGACCAATCTATTGGCATTGAACGCAGCGGTTGAAGCGGCGCGAGCCGGTGAACACGGTCGCGGTTTTGCGGTGGTTGCCGGTGAGGTGCGTAATCTGGCCGGTAAATCGGCGGATGCGGCACGCGATATCAAATCATTGATTGAAGCGTCGGTGAGTACTATCGAGGAAGGTACGGAGCAGATCAAGAATTCGGGTGAATCCTTGAAAACCATCAGTGAGTCGATTTCTCAGGTATCCAATATTATGGCCGAGATCTCAGCGGCTTCGCATGAGCAATATAAAGGGGTTGAACAGGTGAATGTGGCCATTACGAGCATTGACCAGATGACCCAGCAGAATGCGGCGCTGGTGGAAGAGACCACGGCGGCGGCGGAATCCTTACAGCAGGAAAGCGCAAATCTGCAAGAAAGCGTAGCGCGATTCAAATTGTCTGATGGGACAAAACGTATCGGCTGA